CAGAGACAGGTAGCTGTGATATACTAATATAGTTGTCGCTTGAGAGAATGAGTGACAAAGACCTTTGAAAACTGAACAAGACGAACCAATGTGCAGGGCACTATAACAGAAGTTATAGTACTGAACAATGAAAAAACAATAAATCTGTCAGTGACAGAAATGAGTGAGAACTCAAACTTTTAATGAGAGTTTGATCCTGGCTCAGGACGAACGCTGGCGGCGTGCCTAATACATGCAAGTAGAACGCTGAAGGAGGAGCTTGCTTCTCTGGATGAGTTGCGAACGGGTGAGTAACGCGTAGGTAACCTGCCTGGTAGCGGGGGATAACTATTGGAAACGATAGCTAATACCGCATAAGAGTAGATGTTGCATGACATTTGCTTAAAAGGTGCAAATGCATCACTACCAGATGGACCTGCGTTGTATTAGCTAGTTGGTGAGGTAACGGCTCACCAAGGCAACGATACATAGCCGACCTGAGAGGGTGATCGGCCACACTGGGACTGAGACACGGCCCAGACTCCTACGGGAGGCAGCAGTAGGGAATCTTCGGCAATGGACGGAAGTCTGACCGAGCAACGCCGCGTGAGTGAAGAAGGTTTTCGGATCGTAAAGCTCTGTTGTAAGAGAAGAACGAGTGTGAGAGTGGAAAGTTCACACTGTGACGGTATCTTACCAGAAAGGGACGGCTAACTACGTGCCAGCAGCCGCGGTAATACGTAGGTCCCGAGCGTTGTCCGGATTTATTGGGCGTAAAGCGAGCGCAGGCGGTTAGATAAGTCTGAAGTTAAAGGCTGTGGCTTAACCATAGTACGCTTTGGAAACTGTTTAACTTGAGTGCAAGAGGGGAGAGTGGAATTCCATGTGTAGCGGTGAAATGCGTAGATATATGGAGGAACACCGGTGGCGAAAGCGGCTCTCTGGCTTGTAACTGACGCTGAGGCTCGAAAGCGTGGGGAGCAAACAGGATTAGATACCCTGGTAGTCCACGCCGTAAACGATGAGTGCTAGGTGTTAGACCCTTTCCGGGGTTTAGTGCCGCAGCTAACGCATTAAGCACTCCGCCTGGGGAGTACGACCGCAAGGTTGAAACTCAAAGGAATTGACGGGGGCCCGCACAAGCGGTGGAGCATGTGGTTTAATTCGAAGCAACGCGAAGAACCTTACCAGGTCTTGACATCCCTCTGACCGCTCTAGAGATAGAGTTTTCCTTCGGGACAGAGGTGACAGGTGGTGCATGGTTGTCGTCAGCTCGTGTCGTGAGATGTTGGGTTAAGTCCCGCAACGAGCGCAACCCCTATTGTTAGTTGCCATCATTCAGTTGGGCACTCTAGCGAGACTGCCGGTAATAAACCGGAGGAAGGTGGGGATGACGTCAAATCATCATGCCCCTTATGACCTGGGCTACACACGTGCTACAATGGCTGGTACAACGAGTCGCAAGCCGGTGACGGCAAGCTAATCTCTTAAAGCCAGTCTCAGTTCGGATTGTAGGCTGCAACTCGCCTACATGAAGTCGGAATCGCTAGTAATCGCGGATCAGCACGCCGCGGTGAATACGTTCCCGGGCCTTGTACACACCGCCCGTCACACCACGAGAGTTTGTAACACCCGAAGTCGGTGAGGTAACCTTTTAGGAGCCAGCCGCCTAAGGTGGGATAGATGATTGGGGTGAAGTCGTAACAAGGTAGCCGTATCGGAAGGTGCGGCTGGATCACCTCCTTTCTAAGGATAAGGAACTGCACATTGGTCTTGTTTAGTCTTGAGAGGTCTTGTGGGGCCTTAGCTCAGCTGGGAGAGCGCCTGCTTTGCACGCAGGAGGTCAGCGGTTCGATCCCGCTAGGCTCCATTGGTGAGAGATCACCAAGTAATGCACATTGAAAATTGAATATCTATATCAAATAGTAACAAGAAAATAAACCGAAACGCTGTAGTATTAAAAGAGTTTATGACTGAAAGGTCAAAAAATAAGGTTAAGTTAATAAGGGCGCACGGTGGATGCCTTGGCACTAGGAGCCGAAGAAGGACGTGACAAACGACGATATGCCTTGGGTAGCTGTAAGTAAGCGATGATCCAGGGATTTCCGAATGGGGGAACCCAACAGGTACTACCTGTTACCCGCATCTGTTAAGGATGTGAGGAGGAAGACGCAGTGAACTGAAACATCTAAGTAGCTGCAGGAAGAGAAAGCAAAAGCGATTGCCTTAGTAGCGGCGAGCGAAACGGCAGGAGGGCAAACCGAAGAGTTTACTCTTCGGGGTTGTAGGACTGCAATGTGGACTCAAAGATTATAGAAGAATGATTTGGGAAGATCAGCCAAAGAGAGTAATAGCCTCGTATTTAAAATAGTCTTTGTACCTAGCAGTATCCTGAGTACGGCGGGACACGTGAAATCCCGTCGGAATCTGGGAGGACCATCTCCCAACCCTAAATACTCCCTAGTGACCGATAGTGAACCAGTACCGTGAGGGAAAGGTGAAAAGCACCCCGGGAGGGGAGTGAAATAGAACCTGAAACCGTGTGCCTACAACAAGTTCGAGCCCGTTAATGGGTGAGAGCGTGCCTTTTGTAGAATGAACCGGCGAGTTACGATATGATGCGAGGTTAAGTTGAAGAGACGGAGCCGCAGGGAAACCGAGTCTGAATAGGGCGCATTAGTATCATGTCGTAGACCCGAAACCATGTGACCTACCCATGAGCAGGTTGAAGGTGCGGTAAGACGCACTGGAGGACCGAACCAGGGCACGTTGAAAAGTGCTTGGATGACTTGTGGGTAGCGGAGAAATTCCAAACGAACTTGGAGATAGCTGGTTCTCTCCGAAATAGCTTTAGGGCTAGCGTCGACATAAAGATTCTTGGAGGTAGAGCACTGTTTGGGTGAGGGGTCCATCCCGGATTACCAATCTCAGATAAACTCCGAATGCCAATGAATTATGGTCGGCAGTCAGACTGCGAGTGCTAAGATCCGTAGTCGAAAGGGAAACAGCCCAGACCACCAGCTAAGGTCCCAAAATAATTGTTAAGTGGAAAAGGATGTGGGGTTGCACAGACAACTAGGATGTTAGCTTAGAAGCAGCTATTCATTCAAAGAGTGCGTAATAGCTCACTAGTCGAGTGACCCTGCGCCGAAAATGTACCGGGGCTAAAACAATTTACCGAAGCTGTGGATACCTTTATAGGTATGGTAGGAGAGCGTTCTATGTGTGAAGAAGGTATACCGTGAGGAGTGCTGGAACGCATAGAAGTGAGAATGCCGGTATGAGTAGCGAAAGACAGGTGAGAATCCTGTCCACCGTAAGACTAAGGTTTCCAGGGGAAGGCTCGTCCGCCCTGGGTTAGTCGGGACCTAAGGAGAGACCGAAAGGTGTATCCGATGGACAACAGGTTGATATTCCTGTACTAGAGTATGTAGTGATGGAGGGACGCAGTAGGCTAACTAAAGCAGACGAATGGAAGAGTCTGTCTAAGCAGTGAGGTGTGATATGAGTCAAATGCTTATATCTATAACATTGAGCTGTGATGGGGAGCGAAGTTTAGTAGCGAAGTTAGTGACGTCACACTGCCAAGAAAAGCTTCTAGCGTTTAAACATACTCTACCCGTACCGCAAACCGACACAGGTAGTCGAGGCGAGTAGCCTCAGGTGAGCGAGAGAACTCTCGTTAAGGAACTCGGCAAAATGACCCCGTAACTTCGGGAGAAGGGGTGCTGACTTTACGTCAGCCGCAGTGAATAGGCCCAAGCAACTGTTTATCAAAAACACAGCTCTCTGCTAAATCGTAAGATGATGTATAGGGGGTGACGCCTGCCCGGTGCTGGAAGGTTAAGAGGAGTGCTTAGGAGTAATCCGAAGGTATGAATTGAAGCCCCAGTAAACGGCGGCCGTAACTATAACGGTCCTAAGGTAGCGAAATTCCTTGTCGGGTAAGTTCCGACCCGCACGAAAGGCGTAATGATTTGGGCACTGTCTCAACGAGAGACTCGGTGAAATTTTAGTACCTGTGAAGATGCAGGTTACCCGCGACAGGACGGAAAGACCCCATGGAGCTTTACTGCAGTTTGATATTGAGTGTCTGTACCACATGTACAGGATAGGTAGGAGTCTATGAGATCGGGACGCCAGTTTCGAAGGAGACGTTCTTGGGATACTACCCTTGTGTTATGGCCACTCTAACCCGGATAGGTTATCCCTATCGGAGACAGTGTCTGACGGGCAGTTTGACTGGGGCGGTCGCCTCCTAAAAGGTAACGGAGGCGCCCAAAGGTTCCCTCAGAATGGTTGGAAATCATTCGCAGAGTGTAAAGGTATAAGGGAGCTTGACTGCGAGAGCTACAACTCGAGCAGGGACGAAAGTCGGGCTTAGTGATCCGGTGGTTCCGTATGGAAGGGCCATCGCTCAACGGATAAAAGCTACCCTGGGGATAACAGGCTTATCTCCCCCAAGAGTTCACATCGACGGGGAGGTTTGGCACCTCGATGTCGGCTCGTCGCATCCTGGGGCTGTAGTCGGTCCCAAGGGTTGGGCTGTTCGCCCATTAAAGCGGCACGCGAGCTGGGTTCAGAACGTCGTGAGACAGTTCGGTCCCTATCCGTCGCGGGCGTAGGAAATTTGAGAGGATCTGCTCCTAGTACGAGAGGACCAGAGTGGACTTACCGCTGGTGTACCAGTTGTCTTGCCAAAGGCATCGCTGGGTAGCTATGTAGGGAAGGGATAAACGCTGAAAGCATCTAAGTGTGAAACCCACCTCAAGATGAGATTTCCCATGATTTTATATCAGTAAGAGCCCTGAGAGATGATCAGGTAGATAGGTTAGAAGTGGAAGTGTGGCGACACATGTAGCGGACTAATACTAATAGCTCGAGGACTTATCCAAAGTAACTGAGAATACGAAGTGTGAGGTTTTCTTTGTATTTGATAGATATTCAATTTTGAGTAGGTATTACTCAGAGTTAAGTGACGATAGCCTAGGAGATACACCTGTACCCATGCCGAACACAGCAGTTAAGCCCTAGAACGCCGGAAGTAGTTGGGGGTTGCCCCCTGTGAGATATGGAAGTCGCTTAGCTTTTATCCGCCATAGCTCAGTTGGTAGTAGCGCATGACTGTTAATCATGATGTCGTAGGTTCGAGTCCTACTGGCGGAGTATAAATCGAAACGTTCAATTGAGCGTTTTTTTATTTATAAATATATTGGACTGTTGAAATTTCAAATCTTAATTTTTAAATCTATAATGACCTCTTTATTTTATTTTTAGTTCGTTTAGCTTTAAATTCTTCTTTTATAGGATTTGAAGCTTTTTTAGTTCTTATTTCTGTTAGACTAGTGTTAGTAATAAGAAAGGGAATTTTTATATGCTTCAGAAATTTTATGACCGAGCATTTGTCTTTTTGAAACTAGTTGAACAAGAATATGCCTCTTTAGGCCAGAGTTGTGCAGAGTGGGAATCACTTCATCTTCAGTTTTTACTATATTACCTAATTCGATTTAAAATTAAAAGTGAAAGGGACTTTTCTCTATATCACTTTAGAACAGCTTATCGTCTATATTTAGATAAATTTCTGTAAGGTGGTACAACTCTCATCCAATGGGAAACATCTATATCATAATTACGAACAATAATTGTAGCTATATTTTAAAAAATATAGAATTAGCTTATAATTAAAGGTATTTGTGTTTAGAATTGAAAGAATTTCCAAATCTTTTCTACTGTTTCTTCTTGATAAAATAGTGTTTTTTTCTTATAATAAATTGTAAGATATAATTGCGGGTGAAATTCCTGCCATGTATATGAGAAAGGACGAGCTACTAGTAGCTCAGACGAATTTTATTATGACTTCAGTTGTTGTTGTAGGTACCCAGTGGGGTGATGAAGGTAAAGGGAAAATTACAGATTTTCTTTCAGCTAATGCAGAGGTAATTGCTCGTTATCAAGGTGGTGATAATGCTGGTCACACGATTGTGATTGATGGTAAGAAATTTAAGTTGCACTTGATTCCATCTGGAATTTTCTTTCCTGAAAAAATCTCTGTTATTGGGAATGGGATGGTTGTAAACCCTAAATCTCTAGTAAAAGAGTTGACTTATCTTCATGAAGAAGGTGTGACAACAGATAATTTGCGCATTTCGGATCGTGCGCATGTCATTTTACCATATCACATTGAATTAGACCGTTTGCAAGAGGAAGCTAAGGGCGACAATAAAATTGGTACTACAATCAAGGGAATCGGTCCAGCCTATATGGATAAAGCTGCTCGTGTTGGAATTCGTATTGCAGATCTTTTGGATAAAGAAATTTTTCGTGAGCGTTTGGAACGCAATCTTACGGAGAAGAATCGTCTGTTTGAAAAATTATATGACAGTACTCCTATTTCAATTGATGATATTTTTGAAGAGTACTACGAGTATGGCCAACAAATCAAGCAGTATGTGACAGATACATCTGTTATCTTGAACGATGCGCTTGATAATGGCAAACGTGTACTGTTTGAAGGTGCGCAAGGTGTCATGTTGGACATTGATCAAGGGACTTATCCATTTGTTACTTCTTCAAACCCTGTCGCTGGTGGTGTGACGATTGGGTCTGGTGTTGGTCCAAGTAAGATTGACAAGGTTGTAGGTGTCTGTAAAGCCTACACAAGTCGTGTAGGAGATGGACCGTTCCCAACTGAATTATTTGATGAAGTGGGAGATCGCATCCGTGAAGTAGGTCATGAATATGGTACAACAACTGGTCGTCCACGTCGTGTGGGTTGGTTTGACTCAGTTGTGATGCGTCACAGCCGCCGTGTATCTGGGATTACCAATCTTTCATTGAACTCTATAGATGTTTTGAGTGGTTTGGATACTGTGAAAATCTGTGTCGCCTATGATCTTGATTGTCAACGTATTGATTACTATCCTGCTAGTCTTGAGCAGTTGAAACGTTGTAAGCCAATCTACGAGGAATTGCCAGGTTGGTCAGAAGACATCACTGGAGTCCGTAATTTGGAAGACCTTCCTGAGAATGCACGCAACTATGTTCGTCGTGTAAGCGAGTTGGTTGGTGTTCGTATCTCAACTTTCTCAGTAGGACCTGGTCGTGAACAAACTAATATTTTAGAAAGTGTTTGGTCATAGGAGATTTTTAAGATTAGTTTAAGACAGGTTGGGTATACTATAGACAGTTACAGGAAGACCTCCTAACTTGTTGTAACAAATATCCTAAACTTTTCTTTTTCATAATAATCTCCCTATTAAGTCACCGAATTCGGTGGCTTTTTTTGTGTTGAGAATCATGATATAATAATAAAATCGACAAGTAGGAAAAGAGAAGAACGATGAATTATACAGTTGAAGAAAAAGAAGCCTTTATGAGAGAGGCTTTGAGAGAGGCTGAGATTGCCTTAGAACACGATGAAATTCCAATTGGTTGTGTGATTGTCAAGGATGGAGAAATCATTGGTAGGGGGCATAATGCGCGCGAGGAGTTGCAACGGGCGGTCATGCATGCAGAAATCATGGCTATAGAGAATGCGAATGTGAGTGAAGAGAGTTGGCGACTGCTTGATTGTACGCTTTTTGTGACCATTGAGCCTTGTGTTATGTGTAGTGGTGCGATTGGGCTTGCCCGTATTCCAAACGTAGTTTACGGGGCTAAAAACCAGAAATTTGGTGCAGCTGGGAGCTTGTACGACATTTTGACAGATGAGCGTCTCAATCATCGTGTAGAGGTAGAAACGGGAATTTTGGAAGATGACTGTGCAGCGATTATGCAGGACTTTTTCCGAAATCGACGTAAAAAATAATTTCTCTTTAAAAATAGAGGGGAATGTGGTATAATAACTAGTGGAGCAACAGTTCTGCGTGAAGCGGGTCAGGGGAGGAATCCAGCAGCCCTAAGCGATGTGAATTGTGTGCTCTTTTTTCGTGCTTTTTTCGAATAAATAAGATAAAATAGCCTAGAATAAAAGATTAAATTAAAAAGAGGAATAATATGAAAATTCGTGGTTTTGAATTAGTTTCTAGTTTTACAGATGAAACTTTGTTACCTAAACGTGAGACAGCGCATGCAGCTGGCTACGACTTAAAGGTTGCGGTGCGTACGGTTATCGCTCCAGGAGAGATTGTTCTCGTCCCAACGGGTGTTAAGGCTTATATGCAGCCGACTGAGGTGCTCTATCTTTATGACCGTTCATCAAATCCTCGTAAAAAAGGTTTGGTCTTGATCAACTCTGTTGGCGTTATTGATGGAGACTATTATGGTAATCCTGGGAATGAGGGGCATATCTTTGCTCAGATGAAGAATATCACAGATCAAGAAGTTGTTCTTGAAGTTGGAGAACGTGTAGTTCAGGCTGTCTTTGCACCATTTTTAATCGCGGATGGAGATGAAGCAGCTGGCGTGCGGACTGGTGGATTTGGATCGACTGGACACTAAGATGAAGATTATCTTTGTACGTCACGGGGAACCAGATTATAGTATGCTTGATAAACTTGAAAATTCGCAACTATATAGTGGTTTTGGTCGTGATTTAGCACCATTGACAGGAAAAGGTCGCAGTCTGGCAAAAGAAGTTGCTAAAACTACATGTTTTGGAAAGGCAGAGATTATTATTTCATCGTCTGTGACGAGGGCTTTAGAAACAGCACATTATATAGCAGTTGAAACGGGATTGGACTTATTTGTGGAGCCGTTTTTTCATGAGTGGCGTCCAGACTTAGATGGTACTAACTCTGATTTAACTAGTGTATTGGTAGCTCATGAATATTATCTAAAACATCAAGGAGGTTTATCTGAAGATTCTCCTTATCGCTATGAAACTGATCTAGAGATGCGTCATCGTTTTTTAAGAGCTTTGGAAAAATATAAAAATTATAAAACTATTATCATTGTAACTCACGGAATGCTCATGCGCCAATTTGTATCAAACGAGAAGATTGATTTTTGCCAAGTGATTGAGTGTGAGATAGAGATTTAGAAAGAGGTTTATCATCGCAAAGAAAAAAGCGACATTTGTATGTCAAAATTGTGGGTATAATTCCCCTAAATATCTGGGACGTTGTCCTAACTGTGGGTCTTGGTCTTCTTTTGTAGAAGAGGTTGAGGTTGCCGAGGTCAAGAATGCGCGTGTGTCTTTGACAGGTGAGAAAACCAAGCCCATGAAACTGGCTGAGGTGACTTCCATCAATGTCAATCGAACCAAGACGGAGATGGAGGAATTTAACCGTGTGCTTGGTGGAGGTGTGGTACCGGGGAGTCTCGTTCTTATCGGTGGGGATCCAGGGATTGGGAAATCAACCCTTCTCTTACAAGTATCGACTCAGATGTCCCAAGTAGGGACTGTTCTCTATGTCAGTGGGGAGGAGTCTGCCCAGCAGATTAAACTCCGTGCAGAGCGCTTGGGGGATATTGATAGCGAGTTTTATCTCTATGCAGAGACCAATATGCAGAGTGTTCGATCTGAGGTGGAGCGCATCCAACCAGATTTTCTCATCATCGACTCTATCCAGACGATTATGTCTCCTGAGATTTCAGGGGTGCAGGGGTCTGTGTCTCAGGTGCGTGAGGTAACGGCTGAACTCATGCAGTTGGCGAAGACTAATAACATTGCTATCTTTATCGTAGGACATGTGACTAAGGAAGGAACCTTGGCAGGTCCGCGTATGTTGGAGCATATGGTGGATACGGTGCTTTACTTTGAAGGGGAGCGCCACCATACCTTCCGTATTTTGAGGGCAGTCAAAAACCGTTTTGGTTCCACTAATGAGATTGGGATTTTTGAGATGCAGTCGGGTGGATTGGTTGAGGTACTCAATCCGAGTCAAGTTTTCCTAGAGGAGCGTTTGGATGGGGCTACTGGCTCGTCAATCGTTGTGACCATGGAAGGGACCCGTCCGATTTTGGCGGAGGTTCAGGCTTTGGTAACACCAACCATGTTTGGAAATGCTAAGCGTACGACGACTGGACTTGATTTCAATCGTGCAAGTCTGATTATGGCTGTTTTGGAAAAACGAGCAGGGCTTCTTTTGCAAAATCAGGATGCTTATCTCAAATCTGCTGGTGGCGTCAAATTGGATGAGCCTGCCATTGACTTAGCCGTTGCAGTGGCTATTGCCTCTAGTTACAAGGACAAGCCTACCAATCCTCAGGAATGTTTTGTGGGTGAACTGGGCTTGACCGGAGAAATTCGGCGCGTGAATCGCATCGAACAACGCATAAATGAAGCGGCAAAACTGGGCTTTACCAAGATTTATGTACCCAAGAATTCCTTGACAGGAATCACTCCACCCAAGGAAATTGAAGTCATTGGTGTGACAACGATTCAAGAAGTTTTGAAAAAGGTCTTTGCATAATCCGTGACAAATCCTCTTAAAAATGATAAGATAGGAGAAATATTTGATTATCAAATTTTTCAGGAGGGAATCGTGTCGTATTTTGAACAGTTTATGCAAGCCAATCAGGCTTATGTTGCCCTACATGGGCAGTTAAATCTGCCACTTAAACCCAAAACCAGAGTAGCTATCGTGACCTGTATGGACTCACGTCTACACGTTGCGCAAGCTCTAGGTTTGGCCCTTGGGGATGCTCATATCTTGCGGA
This Streptococcus oralis DNA region includes the following protein-coding sequences:
- a CDS encoding dUTP diphosphatase; this translates as MKIRGFELVSSFTDETLLPKRETAHAAGYDLKVAVRTVIAPGEIVLVPTGVKAYMQPTEVLYLYDRSSNPRKKGLVLINSVGVIDGDYYGNPGNEGHIFAQMKNITDQEVVLEVGERVVQAVFAPFLIADGDEAAGVRTGGFGSTGH
- the radA gene encoding DNA repair protein RadA yields the protein MAKKKATFVCQNCGYNSPKYLGRCPNCGSWSSFVEEVEVAEVKNARVSLTGEKTKPMKLAEVTSINVNRTKTEMEEFNRVLGGGVVPGSLVLIGGDPGIGKSTLLLQVSTQMSQVGTVLYVSGEESAQQIKLRAERLGDIDSEFYLYAETNMQSVRSEVERIQPDFLIIDSIQTIMSPEISGVQGSVSQVREVTAELMQLAKTNNIAIFIVGHVTKEGTLAGPRMLEHMVDTVLYFEGERHHTFRILRAVKNRFGSTNEIGIFEMQSGGLVEVLNPSQVFLEERLDGATGSSIVVTMEGTRPILAEVQALVTPTMFGNAKRTTTGLDFNRASLIMAVLEKRAGLLLQNQDAYLKSAGGVKLDEPAIDLAVAVAIASSYKDKPTNPQECFVGELGLTGEIRRVNRIEQRINEAAKLGFTKIYVPKNSLTGITPPKEIEVIGVTTIQEVLKKVFA
- the tadA gene encoding tRNA adenosine(34) deaminase TadA, yielding MNYTVEEKEAFMREALREAEIALEHDEIPIGCVIVKDGEIIGRGHNAREELQRAVMHAEIMAIENANVSEESWRLLDCTLFVTIEPCVMCSGAIGLARIPNVVYGAKNQKFGAAGSLYDILTDERLNHRVEVETGILEDDCAAIMQDFFRNRRKK
- a CDS encoding histidine phosphatase family protein, whose protein sequence is MKIIFVRHGEPDYSMLDKLENSQLYSGFGRDLAPLTGKGRSLAKEVAKTTCFGKAEIIISSSVTRALETAHYIAVETGLDLFVEPFFHEWRPDLDGTNSDLTSVLVAHEYYLKHQGGLSEDSPYRYETDLEMRHRFLRALEKYKNYKTIIIVTHGMLMRQFVSNEKIDFCQVIECEIEI
- the comW gene encoding sigma(X)-activator ComW; translation: MLQKFYDRAFVFLKLVEQEYASLGQSCAEWESLHLQFLLYYLIRFKIKSERDFSLYHFRTAYRLYLDKFL
- a CDS encoding adenylosuccinate synthase; translated protein: MTSVVVVGTQWGDEGKGKITDFLSANAEVIARYQGGDNAGHTIVIDGKKFKLHLIPSGIFFPEKISVIGNGMVVNPKSLVKELTYLHEEGVTTDNLRISDRAHVILPYHIELDRLQEEAKGDNKIGTTIKGIGPAYMDKAARVGIRIADLLDKEIFRERLERNLTEKNRLFEKLYDSTPISIDDIFEEYYEYGQQIKQYVTDTSVILNDALDNGKRVLFEGAQGVMLDIDQGTYPFVTSSNPVAGGVTIGSGVGPSKIDKVVGVCKAYTSRVGDGPFPTELFDEVGDRIREVGHEYGTTTGRPRRVGWFDSVVMRHSRRVSGITNLSLNSIDVLSGLDTVKICVAYDLDCQRIDYYPASLEQLKRCKPIYEELPGWSEDITGVRNLEDLPENARNYVRRVSELVGVRISTFSVGPGREQTNILESVWS